From a region of the Sinorhizobium sp. B11 genome:
- a CDS encoding RNA polymerase sigma factor, translated as MKTPPPDTFEGQILALLPSLRRYSRSLTRSDAEGEDLLQDCVEKVLARRGQWRGINLRGWVLTTMTNLYRNARRASPRDRLVELDAAEDIANSDTQADPLERLRLEQALNSLSEDYRSVLMLVVIEGYSYSEVAAMLEIPIGTVMSRLSRARQRMSEHMKADNVITLRRPK; from the coding sequence GTGAAGACGCCCCCACCCGATACGTTCGAGGGCCAGATCCTGGCCCTCCTCCCCTCGCTTCGCCGCTATTCCCGCAGCCTCACCCGCTCGGATGCCGAAGGCGAGGATCTGCTTCAGGATTGCGTGGAAAAGGTCCTGGCCCGGCGCGGCCAGTGGCGCGGCATCAACCTGCGCGGCTGGGTCCTGACGACGATGACCAATCTTTACCGCAACGCCCGCCGCGCAAGCCCCCGCGACCGGCTGGTCGAACTCGATGCCGCCGAGGATATCGCCAATTCCGATACTCAGGCCGATCCGCTGGAGCGCCTGCGGCTGGAACAGGCTCTCAACAGCCTGTCCGAGGACTACCGCTCCGTACTGATGCTCGTGGTCATCGAAGGCTACAGCTACAGCGAAGTCGCCGCCATGCTGGAGATCCCGATCGGCACAGTCATGTCGCGCCTGTCGCGCGCACGCCAGCGCATGAGCGAACATATGAAAGCCGACAACGTGATTACGCTTCGGAGACCGAAATGA
- a CDS encoding anti-sigma factor, giving the protein MNETNRAVTEADLHAYADGQLPEAARARVEAYLAENPEEAAMVAAWQTQNAGIKSLFAGYEKSRDADLRMVTSVVQPTSPWKIRSAFAAAAVILFALGAVSDRFIPPLFERPPLQLAESETLPKQAETAFLVYASEVRHPVEVFANEEAHLATWLGKRLAIPDLKVPDLKSLGFHLVGGRLLPVDDRPGAMFMYEDQGRERLTVIVGRNKENRTTSFRFASAKDVETFYWIDGELGYAVTGEISRDMLRKVAEECYRQFPS; this is encoded by the coding sequence ATGAACGAAACCAATCGAGCCGTGACCGAAGCGGACCTGCACGCCTACGCCGACGGGCAATTGCCGGAAGCTGCCCGCGCCCGCGTCGAAGCCTACCTCGCGGAAAACCCGGAGGAGGCCGCCATGGTCGCCGCTTGGCAGACGCAGAATGCCGGCATCAAGTCGCTTTTTGCAGGTTATGAGAAGAGCCGCGATGCCGATCTCCGGATGGTGACATCAGTAGTTCAGCCAACCTCCCCCTGGAAGATACGCTCGGCATTCGCCGCAGCCGCCGTGATCCTCTTTGCGCTTGGCGCCGTCAGCGACCGCTTCATCCCGCCGCTCTTTGAGCGCCCACCGCTGCAGCTTGCCGAATCCGAGACCCTGCCGAAGCAGGCCGAAACCGCCTTCCTTGTCTATGCGAGCGAAGTGCGCCACCCGGTCGAAGTCTTCGCCAATGAGGAAGCCCATCTGGCGACCTGGCTCGGCAAGCGTCTGGCGATCCCCGATCTCAAGGTTCCGGACCTGAAATCCCTCGGCTTCCACCTTGTCGGTGGTCGCCTGCTACCCGTCGATGACAGGCCGGGCGCCATGTTCATGTACGAGGATCAGGGCCGCGAGCGCCTGACGGTCATCGTCGGCCGCAACAAGGAAAACAGGACGACGAGCTTCCGCTTCGCCTCGGCCAAGGATGTGGAAACCTTCTACTGGATCGACGGCGAACTCGGCTATGCGGTGACGGGCGAAATCTCCCGCGACATGCTGCGCAAGGTGGCAGAGGAATGTTATAGGCAGTTCCCATCCTGA
- a CDS encoding nitrile hydratase accessory protein, whose protein sequence is MSVCEVPSQLAQSPSLPKSPEGDPVFPEPWAAEAFAMTVHLHEKGLFAWNEWAEALSKELHKPGRADDGSDYFDCWVAALSELLVSRGVADAAVILDLQKSWQRAAEATPHGKPIELANDPLR, encoded by the coding sequence TTGAGCGTGTGTGAGGTGCCCTCTCAACTGGCCCAATCGCCCAGCCTGCCGAAGTCACCGGAAGGTGATCCGGTTTTCCCGGAGCCCTGGGCTGCGGAGGCCTTCGCCATGACCGTGCATCTGCATGAGAAGGGGCTGTTTGCCTGGAACGAATGGGCTGAGGCCCTGTCGAAGGAGTTGCACAAACCCGGCCGCGCCGACGACGGCAGCGACTATTTCGACTGCTGGGTGGCTGCTCTTTCCGAACTGCTCGTCAGCCGCGGCGTTGCGGATGCCGCCGTGATCCTCGACCTGCAGAAGAGCTGGCAAAGGGCGGCGGAAGCAACGCCGCACGGCAAGCCGATCGAGCTTGCGAACGATCCGCTGCGCTGA
- the nthB gene encoding nitrile hydratase subunit beta — translation MNGPHDLGGQMGFGPVAPEVNEPYFHAEWEKRALGITLSCGAFGAWTIDESRHARESIPPADYLAASYYEIWIRGIDMLLERHGFANREELLSGSKLQDGSVPKRVLKADMVAGVLAKGGPCDRPVEAAPLFVVGETVKTKNFNPATHTRLPRYARAKTGTIEAVQGSFVFPDDNAHGKGENPQWLYTVVFDGGEIWGEGADPSLTVSIDAWESYLERV, via the coding sequence ATGAACGGCCCACACGATCTCGGGGGCCAGATGGGCTTCGGCCCCGTCGCGCCGGAAGTCAACGAACCCTATTTCCATGCCGAATGGGAGAAGCGGGCGCTCGGCATCACGCTCTCCTGTGGCGCTTTTGGTGCCTGGACTATTGACGAGAGCCGGCATGCGCGCGAAAGCATTCCGCCGGCCGATTATCTTGCGGCAAGCTATTACGAGATCTGGATCCGCGGCATTGACATGCTTCTGGAGCGCCATGGCTTTGCGAACCGCGAGGAATTGCTGTCCGGCTCGAAGCTGCAGGATGGCTCGGTGCCGAAGCGAGTGCTGAAGGCCGACATGGTCGCCGGCGTGCTCGCCAAGGGTGGGCCTTGCGACCGGCCTGTCGAGGCGGCGCCGCTCTTCGTCGTCGGCGAAACTGTAAAGACCAAGAATTTCAATCCGGCCACCCATACCCGGCTGCCGCGTTATGCCCGCGCCAAGACCGGCACCATCGAGGCGGTGCAGGGCTCATTCGTCTTCCCTGATGACAATGCGCATGGCAAGGGCGAGAACCCGCAATGGCTCTATACCGTGGTCTTCGATGGTGGTGAGATCTGGGGCGAGGGGGCAGACCCATCGCTGACGGTCTCGATCGATGCGTGGGAGAGCTATCTTGAGCGTGTGTGA
- the nthA gene encoding nitrile hydratase subunit alpha: protein MRHRDDHADHDHDHHDHHHDNHYSDMQARVKALESLLTEKGLIDPAAIDAIVETYETKVGPRNGARVVAKAWSNADFAEWLKRDATAAIASLGYTGRQGEHMRAVFNTADTHNLVVCTLCSCYPWSVLGLPPVWYKAPAYRSRAVIDPRGVLAEFGVTLPESKKVRVWDSTAELRYLVIPERPEGTEGMDEEALADLVSRDAMIGTAIAGSAKISGAGNPEVAR, encoded by the coding sequence ATGCGGCACAGAGACGACCACGCAGATCATGACCACGATCACCATGATCATCACCACGACAACCATTATTCGGACATGCAGGCGCGTGTGAAAGCGCTGGAATCGCTGCTGACGGAGAAGGGGCTGATCGATCCGGCGGCGATCGATGCGATTGTCGAAACCTATGAGACAAAGGTCGGGCCGCGCAATGGTGCGCGTGTCGTTGCGAAAGCCTGGAGCAATGCCGACTTTGCCGAATGGCTGAAGCGGGACGCGACGGCAGCGATTGCGAGCCTCGGTTATACTGGTCGGCAGGGCGAGCACATGCGCGCCGTCTTCAACACGGCTGACACGCATAACCTCGTCGTCTGCACGCTTTGCTCCTGCTATCCGTGGTCGGTTCTCGGCCTGCCGCCGGTTTGGTACAAGGCTCCCGCCTATCGCTCGCGTGCCGTCATCGATCCACGCGGCGTGCTGGCTGAATTCGGGGTGACGCTGCCTGAGAGCAAGAAGGTTCGCGTCTGGGATTCGACGGCGGAGCTGCGTTATCTCGTCATCCCCGAGCGACCCGAGGGAACGGAGGGCATGGATGAGGAGGCGCTTGCCGATCTCGTCAGCCGCGATGCGATGATCGGCACTGCAATTGCGGGAAGCGCGAAAATTTCGGGCGCCGGCAACCCGGAGGTGGCCCGATGA
- a CDS encoding SDR family oxidoreductase — protein sequence MNILILGATGFIGSAIAARLLADGCTVTGLARNPDRARVRQPAIRWIRADLERMTNVADWASVLEGQDVVVNSAGALQDGLSDNLAATQQRAMIALQQAARPAGVTLIVQISARTDGAGSDLPFLATKRAADIALAASGLPYVILRPSLVLGRNAHGGTALLRALASFPFALPLIHADSPVETVAAEDVASAVSAAISGTLPSGSDIELAATERHTLTSLVKLHRAWLGLPDAPVISIPPALARPASWLADLVGHLGWRSPLRSTAMTVMSEGVRMDRPTRQRLPTLSAAETLAANPSGVQDLWFARLYLLKAPIIAGLSLFWLLSGLIPLLAPEQASAHFLRVMPADAAMAMTIITCLIDIALGAAVLVRPFARRALGGMLIVSLAYLAGGTILEPALWLDPLGPLVKVLPSLLLTLAALAILDER from the coding sequence ATGAACATCCTGATTCTCGGTGCCACAGGCTTCATCGGCTCGGCGATCGCAGCACGGCTGCTTGCGGACGGCTGCACAGTGACCGGGCTTGCCCGCAATCCCGACCGGGCGCGGGTTCGCCAGCCCGCTATCCGCTGGATCAGGGCCGACCTGGAGAGGATGACCAATGTGGCCGACTGGGCCTCCGTGCTGGAGGGCCAGGACGTGGTCGTCAACAGTGCCGGCGCCCTCCAGGACGGTCTTTCTGACAATCTCGCGGCCACCCAGCAACGCGCAATGATCGCGCTCCAGCAAGCGGCGCGACCGGCCGGCGTGACGCTCATCGTCCAGATATCCGCCCGAACGGATGGCGCCGGCAGCGACCTGCCCTTCCTCGCCACCAAGCGCGCTGCCGATATCGCGCTTGCGGCATCCGGCCTGCCTTATGTCATCCTTCGCCCGTCCCTCGTGCTCGGCCGCAATGCCCATGGCGGCACCGCACTTCTGCGCGCACTCGCATCCTTCCCGTTTGCCCTGCCGCTCATCCATGCCGACAGCCCGGTTGAAACGGTCGCCGCCGAAGATGTCGCCTCTGCAGTCTCGGCTGCGATTTCAGGCACGCTTCCCTCCGGCAGCGACATCGAACTGGCTGCCACCGAACGGCACACGCTGACAAGCCTCGTCAAACTGCATCGTGCCTGGCTTGGCCTGCCGGATGCGCCTGTTATCTCGATCCCGCCGGCACTCGCACGGCCCGCCTCATGGCTTGCCGATCTCGTCGGCCATCTCGGCTGGCGCTCACCGCTGCGCTCCACCGCCATGACCGTCATGTCCGAGGGCGTCAGGATGGACCGCCCCACCCGGCAGCGTCTGCCGACGCTTTCGGCCGCAGAGACGCTTGCCGCCAACCCCTCCGGCGTTCAGGATCTGTGGTTTGCCCGCCTCTATCTCCTGAAGGCGCCCATCATTGCCGGCCTGTCGCTCTTCTGGCTGCTATCGGGCCTCATCCCGCTTCTGGCACCTGAACAGGCAAGCGCCCATTTCCTGCGCGTCATGCCAGCCGATGCGGCCATGGCGATGACAATCATCACCTGCCTGATCGATATCGCGCTCGGCGCCGCAGTCCTCGTGCGCCCCTTCGCCCGTCGCGCCCTTGGCGGCATGCTCATCGTCTCGCTTGCCTATCTCGCCGGCGGCACCATTCTGGAACCGGCGCTCTGGCTCGATCCGCTCGGGCCGCTGGTCAAGGTGCTGCCATCGCTGCTGCTGACGCTTGCGGCACTCGCCATCCTGGATGAACGCTGA
- a CDS encoding DUF2269 domain-containing protein yields the protein MLAELLLLAHVVGAAVLFGTGAGIAFFMVMAHRTRDPGLIAHVAGTVVIADTIFTATAAILQPVTGYLLARIIGWDLTESWIALSLLLYVVTGIFWLPVVWIQIRLRNLARAAAASGAALPSAYFSLYRVWFAFGFPAFFAVTGILWLMLTKPTLF from the coding sequence ATGCTCGCCGAATTGCTGCTTCTTGCCCATGTGGTGGGTGCCGCCGTGCTCTTCGGCACCGGCGCCGGCATCGCCTTCTTCATGGTGATGGCCCATCGCACCCGTGATCCCGGGCTTATCGCACACGTCGCCGGCACCGTCGTCATCGCCGACACGATCTTTACCGCCACCGCCGCCATTCTGCAGCCCGTGACAGGCTATCTTCTCGCCCGCATCATCGGCTGGGACCTGACGGAAAGCTGGATTGCGCTCTCGCTGTTGCTTTACGTCGTGACCGGCATCTTCTGGCTGCCGGTCGTCTGGATCCAGATCCGGCTGCGCAATCTGGCGCGGGCCGCAGCGGCTTCGGGCGCCGCCCTGCCATCGGCCTATTTCAGCCTTTACCGCGTCTGGTTCGCTTTCGGCTTCCCGGCTTTCTTCGCGGTAACAGGCATTCTCTGGCTGATGCTCACGAAGCCGACGCTATTTTAG
- a CDS encoding LysE family translocator translates to MPLDTFLALLLFAFTTSITPGPNNMMLFASGVNFGFRRTIPHMFGIGAGFLSLLLGVGLGLGALLHMVPAVYTALKFAGGAYLVWIAWKIGTSRSLGEGTSGVKPMSFLGAAAFQWVNPKAWVMAVTAMATYTNPELYLASVLLVGLAFAAVNVPSVSTWAGFGSALREWLSDPVRLKWFNITMALLLVLSLWPMLK, encoded by the coding sequence ATGCCGCTGGATACGTTTCTGGCTCTGCTGCTCTTTGCCTTCACGACGTCAATCACGCCGGGGCCGAACAACATGATGCTGTTTGCCTCGGGCGTGAATTTCGGTTTCCGTCGCACCATCCCGCACATGTTCGGCATCGGGGCAGGTTTCCTGTCGCTGCTTCTTGGCGTCGGGCTTGGGCTCGGTGCGCTGCTGCATATGGTGCCGGCGGTCTATACCGCGCTGAAGTTCGCAGGCGGCGCCTATCTCGTCTGGATCGCCTGGAAGATCGGAACGTCGCGCTCGCTGGGCGAGGGCACGAGCGGCGTGAAGCCGATGTCGTTCCTTGGTGCTGCGGCCTTTCAGTGGGTCAATCCGAAGGCCTGGGTGATGGCGGTGACGGCCATGGCGACCTATACCAATCCTGAGCTTTATCTGGCCAGCGTGCTGCTCGTCGGTCTTGCTTTTGCGGCGGTCAACGTGCCTTCTGTGTCCACCTGGGCTGGCTTCGGCTCGGCGCTTCGGGAGTGGTTGTCCGATCCGGTGCGGCTGAAATGGTTCAATATCACCATGGCATTGCTGCTCGTTCTCAGCCTCTGGCCGATGCTAAAATAG
- a CDS encoding aldo/keto reductase: MDDPIPTISFPDGTEVPALGQGTWGMGEDAGHARQEIASLKAGLDLGMTMIDTAEMYGDGGAEEIVGQAIKGRREETFIVSKVYPWNASRTGTITACENSLDRLGTDRIDLYLLHWRGNYPLAETVEAFETLKASGKIRAWGVSNFDTDDMQELLSVPGGKNVAANQVLYNIARRGIEYDLLPWCQSRNIPIMAYSPIEQGRILHHPDLIHIAKAYQATPAQLALAFVLERDGVFVIPKTSNIERARENRDCVSLDITDEDWEALDAAFPPPARKTPLEML; encoded by the coding sequence ATGGATGACCCGATCCCCACCATCAGTTTCCCCGATGGCACCGAAGTCCCCGCTCTCGGCCAGGGAACTTGGGGCATGGGCGAGGATGCCGGCCACGCGAGGCAAGAAATCGCAAGCCTCAAGGCCGGCCTCGATCTCGGCATGACGATGATCGATACCGCCGAAATGTATGGTGACGGCGGCGCCGAAGAAATCGTCGGACAGGCAATCAAGGGCCGCCGTGAGGAGACCTTCATCGTCAGCAAGGTCTATCCCTGGAATGCCAGCCGCACCGGCACGATTACCGCCTGCGAAAATAGCCTCGACCGCCTCGGCACTGACCGCATCGACCTTTACCTGCTGCACTGGCGCGGCAACTATCCGCTCGCCGAGACCGTCGAGGCCTTCGAAACGCTGAAGGCTTCGGGCAAGATCCGCGCCTGGGGCGTCTCCAATTTCGATACCGACGACATGCAGGAGCTGCTGTCTGTTCCCGGAGGAAAGAACGTCGCCGCCAATCAGGTCCTCTACAATATCGCCCGTCGCGGTATCGAATACGATCTCCTGCCCTGGTGCCAGAGCCGCAACATCCCCATCATGGCCTATTCACCGATCGAACAGGGCCGCATCCTGCACCATCCGGACCTGATCCATATCGCCAAGGCCTATCAGGCCACCCCGGCGCAGCTGGCGCTCGCCTTCGTGCTCGAACGCGACGGCGTCTTCGTCATACCCAAGACCTCCAACATCGAGCGCGCCCGCGAAAACCGCGACTGCGTCTCCCTCGACATCACCGACGAGGACTGGGAGGCGCTCGATGCCGCCTTCCCGCCACCGGCAAGGAA